One window of Pogoniulus pusillus isolate bPogPus1 chromosome 9, bPogPus1.pri, whole genome shotgun sequence genomic DNA carries:
- the LOC135178496 gene encoding uncharacterized protein LOC135178496 yields MESDGVEISPAPSPFWALVALLRQEPGMGWLLRSPGACAGSWRPDGVEADSEQGADELSQIPERHPLGPQPLKALLLLEDSGDNHLWQTYYEGLKNFLAFREGMALPAVWPIPVAQVREFLALMESQDLPPTKIITYVEGLSFISGMVNHPDPLQDPVICHMISRLKCRTAPANDGYAPVTIEVLRSLLGTLESVCSSPYECMLFRAMFTVAFFGALHIEEMVANDQNRAQPELLYLSDLHLAEGRANLCVCRGQERHLIQLGFSREMWICPVEALYTYVAARPAGEGPLFVHLDGRAVTRRHFLAVFRRALGVAGLPPKRYGVHSFWLGTVVTAVSPED; encoded by the exons ATGGAGAGCGATGGGGTCGAGATATCTCCGGCGCCTTCACCCTTCTGGGCACTGGTAGCGCTTCTGCGGCAGGAGCCCGGTATGGGGTGGCTGCTGCGGAGTCCCGGTGCGTGTGCTGGATCGTGGCGTCCCGATGGAGTGGAAGCTGACAGCGAGCAAGGAGCTG ATGAACTCAGCCAGATTCCTGAGAGGCATCCCTTGGGCCCGCAGcccctgaaggctctgctgttGCTGGAGGACTCTGGAGATAACCACTTATGGCAGACCTACTACGAGGGCCTGAAGAATTTCCTTGCCTTTAGAGAAGGCATGGCTTTGCCTGCAGTCTGGCCGATCCCAGTGGCTCAAGTGAGAGAGTTCTTGGCCCTCATGGAGTCCCAGGATCTGCCTCCCACGAAAATAATAACGTATGTGGAAGGACTCTCCTTCATCTCAGGAATGGTAAATCATCCTGATCCTCTTCAAGATCCTGTTATCTGTCACATGATTTCGAGGCTGAAATGTAGGACTGCCCCCGCAAATGATGGATATGCTCCTGTGACCATTGAAGTGTTAAGATCTCTACTGGGGACTCTGGAATCTGTGTGTAGCTCTCCCTACGAGTGTATGTTGTTCCGTGCCATGTTCACTGTAGCTTTTTTTGGTGCACTCCATATAGAAGAGATGGTGGCAAATGACCAAAATAGAGCACAGCCAGAGCTCCTGTACTTGAgtgacctccacctggctgaAGGGAGAGCAAACCTTTGTGTGTGCAGGGGCCAGGAGAGGCATTTGATCCAACTGGGATTCTCTAGAGAGATGTGGATATGTCCTGTTGAAGCTCTCTATACCTACGTGGCAGCAcggccagcaggagaaggcccTCTCTTCGTGCACTTGGATGGTAGGGCTGTGACAAGGAGGCACTTCCTGGCTGTCTTTCGCCGTGCTCTTGGGGTTGCAGGACTTCCTCCAAAGCGCTATGGTGTGCATTCCTTCTGGCTGGGGACTGTTGTAACAGCAGTTTCTCCTGAAGATTAA